AGTTTTGAGCTATACTTGATTTCGGTTGATAATTTTGGAATAAAGAAATCGAAAATCGGGAAGACATAGCACAAGAGATCTTACAAAGCTGCAATTCTCCGTCTATTACAAGCAAAATGAAAGGTAAAAAATTATTACTGATATGATGAGCCCTCAGTGCAGGTCCCAAAAAGATAACTGACAGGAGACACAAAAACTAGGTAGATAATACAACAATTAACAATACTGTAACATCactaataatatgatataaaataagcAATAAAAGAAGCTATGACCGAGTCCTTACTTGCTACTTAAATCTACAAGATCCTGCAGTGTAAGAAGAGCGATGTCATTATTCAGGTTTCCCGCGTAGTACTGAGGGTGAGACCTAATCTCTGCCACTGGAACATCAAGATGCTCCAGAAATTCTGTCTCCCCAGACACGTCCCACTCACCAAGCCGAACTTTCAGCTCAGAAGAATGTAAGCTAGGATGGCAAGGGATCAAATAAGACATTTTTGGATGCAAGAAACATTGTCTTCAGTTGtgatacacatttacatataatcATTTGTTGAGATTGAACaggatattgttttattactaaCCTGTTCACGCAGTGGGCAGCAGTGAGCGCATGCCTGTCAGTTATAAGGGCTGCACCGCAGACATAGACCGACTCTCCGTGGGCATCCTTCAGAATGGCAGCTTGCCAGGGATGTTCCCCAAATTCTGAGTCTCCCTTTGCTAGTTTGATATGCGCTGATCTGCCCAAGAGTCCTTGCGCATTCCGAACGCCACAAGCAAATTGGTTCTGGAATGTTTCCAGGAACAGCTCACGGCAACAAATGTGATTTTCTTGGCATCCAGAAGCTCCTGGGTAATAGACTCCTAACAAGTGCTGTGGAATAATGGGTAAAATTACTGAAGTGGTTTCCAGGTTCATGAACAAAAGATGATTTTACCCACATGAATAATAGATCCTAGCACAATATATAGTTACCAAAGATTATCAGTATTACAATAAATACCCCAAAATAGCAAAATGAAAGTTTAATTTTCTTTAGTAATGTAAATAGTACAAACAATGATTACTTGGCCTGCAATGATAGTTAATGGGATATAATAAGAGCATCAAATCTCCCAATTAAAGCAGCTGATTCATGTAAAACTGGAAAGACCCTTTGTATGCAATGCACTAAAAAAGCATAAAAGTTTTAAAAATCCAGGCAGAAATTCACTAATGTAAACAAGCTTTCTTCAATACAGATATGCTTATAGAAGTCTGAACTGCATACAGTGATAGCAAGTTCATAAGATTAATATAACCTTGACTATCAAGTGCATTACTGTTTTATATTTGACTTTGCTGAACTTAATAGGCAATAGATATTTGACTGTCAATGCATAACCATGTTCAAATATCTAATACCCTTTTAGAGGGAATTTGATGTACCTTAAAGAATTGTTACTGTAAAGATTCACAAAAGGGCCCCTGAAGaacagatataaataaaaatgaaactattgtaaaatatataaaaacattactgtACTTACGTTTCTTCCATTCCTGGTCTTTGCTTCAGTGTCATTTAATGTGCTTCTTCTTAAACGACTTTCGCCACTGACAGTATTAGCATTTGAGCTTTCGTTACCTCCAGAAGGCTTGTCGTTGGCTTCTAAGTCGGTGGCATTTGATAATACATCAGTGCCCAATGAACGAGGATCAATTAGCAGGTGTGGAAGAGGGTCTGTTGGCAACAATCTTGGCACTACATCAGCAGGGCCACACAGAGTAGGATGGACACACTGGCACTGCTCTCGATACGGAGGTATGTCCGGCGATAGCAAAGGATGCTGGTTTTCAGGCACCGAAGATGCTTGAGTGACATCAGGTATATGTGGGTTTGAAGGCAATAACTGTGGGTCTATGGGTAAAGGGAACTGACTGCCTTGAGGTAATGGTCGTTGCTCCACAGGGAAAACTTGGGGGAAGACCATTGGTAATGACGCGACAGGACCAGATGGTGGTTGGGGATGTTCTGTGAAAGGGCCCTGAAGATTTCCCGAAGAGGATGCTGGAATCTGTCCCAGCAGCGGATTTCCAGGAGGAAGATGGTGCTGTCCTGAAGGATTCACTTGTGGTAATTGTTGCCCTATGTCCAGGAAAGGATTACCAACAGGTGACAAAGGGTTTTGTGCCTGAGCTGGAAAAGGATTCTGTCCTAGCAGCGGATTTCCAGGAGGAAGATTGTGCTGTCCTGAAGGATTTACGTGTGGTAATTGTTGTCCTATGTCCAGGAAAGGATTACCACCAGGTGATAAAGGGTTTTGTGCCTGAGCTGGAAAAGGATTCTGTCCTAGCAGCGGATTTCCAGGAGGAAGATTGTGCTGTCCTGAAGGATTTACTTGTGGTAATTGTTGCCCTATGTCCGAGAAAGGATTACCAACAGGTGACAAAGGGTTTTGTGCCTGAGCTGGAAAATCAGCCTGACCTCCGAACAAAATTGGGTGAGGGAAGGCCTGCTCCCCTTGCGTGGGACCGGACTGGCGAATGGGCCTTGCGTCCACGGCACCACCTTTCTCAGCGTGGGTGTGAAAGTGATGATGCTGCACTACATTGATGGGCGGGCCATTGGAAGGAATGTCAAGTCCACGATTGGAAACTCCTTTTGAAATGCCCAAAGGACActgtaatgaaaagaataataagagAGAATTCACGACAGGAAGACAAACAAAGAGTAAGGTCATCCATTCATTGATTTGTTTTTTGGGGAAAAGGATTCATTACCAGGCGTTCGTTATCAATTGTTGTCTTTTTTGAGTCAACCAAGCGTGGTATTGGAAAaattaattggtaaaaaaaaaaaagtaaaagttaatGACTTCAAAAGTTAAGAATCTCAAGGTTAGATTTGATACAAAGTACGAAAATATCATAATAGATTCCTGTTGTCcattttatgattgattgattgactgattgatttaaagttttcaggcatcctgacatctaatgtccATTTTAggaaaatatgtacatacatataaataatgaattaatatatatgtctgcatattattattattattattattattattattattattattattattattattattattattattatcattattattattattattattattattattattattattattacttactaagctacaacctagttggaaaagcaggatgctataaactcaaggactccaacagggaaaatagccgagtgaagaaaggaaataaggaaactaaaattaaaataaaacatcttaagaaaagtaacaatattaaaataaatctaacaTAGCTTATGTACATAAATCAATACaggtaataaacaaatatatttacgtACCTCCAattggatttatttttattttcaaagaatttaAGAAGGAAATAAACAATTTTTTAAACACCTCCATATGGAAATACTTCTATTTTCAAACAATTTAAAAACAGGATACAGAAATAACCTTTTATTAAAACCTCTAAGGAGTAAAAACCCAATCTTTTAAAATCCTCCAtatgtaattatttctattttcaaagaaattaaaaacacaatcttttaaaaacctttaaatgcaCATATTTTTATTTCCAAAGAAATGAAAAACACAATTTTTTAAAAACCTCcatatgtacatatttttattttcaaaaaattaaaaacacaatCTTTTAAAAGCCTCCAAATGTacgtatttttattttcaaagaatttaaaaACATTATGCAAAAAATAACCTGACATAACCTTTCAGTGAAACctctaagaatataaaaaaaaaaactacgaataCTTTTAAAACATACCTTTACTCCATTTCCATCGAGACAAAGACTACGTAATTTTGAATTTGATTCTGGTTTCAAATCATTATCACCCTCTTCCTCATCGGGGATGGTGGGAGGGGCGTGGGGAAGTCTGGAGTCTGGAAAATTACTAGGCAAGCTGGAAACGTCAATAGGTCCCCAGGACCATTTTCCAGGCGAGGAATGTGTCAATTGTGCTATCCCAACCAGGAGCATACCTGAAGAAAATGGTAAATGTGAAATATAACAGCTGTTATATTAATGCATTTCAagaaattattactagctaagatacaaccctagttagaaaagtaagctATTACTAACAGGAGCATACCTGAAGAAATTGATAAATGTGAAATATAACATCTCTGTTATATTAATGAATtttagaacattattattattattattattattattattattattattattattattgatgttgttgttgttgtcgttgttgttattagctgagctacaaccctactcggaaaagcaggattctataagcccaatgaccccaacagggaaaaataccccagtgaggaaaggaaacaagaaaaaataaaatattttaagaacagtaacattaaagtaaatgtttcctatatgatttttaaaaactttaccagaacaagaggaagagaaatgagatagaataggcCTAGTGCCCTCAACCTCTTGTAGAACTcttattccgaaaaaaaaaaaaatctttaaccacATCACTGAACTTCATTTCTAGTAATTTTCTTATAGATGTTTAGCAAAAGtgtattacaaaataattctattttattttgtataacaaaaaaagtatattattattattattaatattattattaattgctaagctacaaccctagttggaaaagcagaatgctacaggcccaggggctccaacagggaaaatagcccagtgaggaaaggaaacaaggaaaaaatgaatattttaagaataccaaaataaatatctcttatataaactataaaaactttaacaaaacacgagaaagagaaattagatagaatagtgtgcccgaatgtaccctcaagcaagagaactctaacccaagatagtggaagaccatggtccagaggctatggcactacccaagactagagaacaatggtttgatatatgCGAAAATTTAGATTCATGGAATTTTGGCCTTATGACTAGGAGCTATTCAGTACCTAGATTTAAttgggtggtatatatatatatatatatatatagagagagagagagagagagagagagagagagagagagagagagagagaatttctaatcaagaataacagaatgtgtccctagagattgtaaaacaagcagggaaaggaagagaagacgatggattgacgaactaagaaagtttgcgggcgtaggCTGGCACAGAAATCCCACCATTGTACCATACAGTAAAATATCAGAGGCTGGACACCAAAATGCCTACAGTTCCCCGCGAGGAGTGCACTGACGGTAGAAGGCATATATTGCCTTCATTATAGGTTTCCTTTTTATTAAAAGTATTTCTTCTAATTTGGAGGAACTGATAAATATGCTATTAGtgttatataaagaatattttgtttGTGACAAGTTAATGGTTAATGATTCAATATTTTGGCGATAATGTTATGTTAATTTGACCAAGCGCACACAGcaacgttataataataataataataataataataataataataataataataataataataagttatgtgAGAAAGTATAAGGTGACAAAGGTAAGTGGAATAATAAATATTGGTTTGGATAGAGGAAATTTGGAAATGttaagttagtagtagtagtagtagtagtagtagtaataataataataataataataataatatattaataatatactgATAATCAAAAGAATTCATTTTTTTATTCAGAAACATAATTAAAaaggtaatttacatatatacaaatttggATTCACATGGATTTTCAAGACGCACAAAATTGATTTTATAGTTGCTATATTACGGTTTGGTCActgattagaaaataaataaataaataaatacccaaATGGTACATAGGCCCGTCTTTTCAGTTTTTCAAGGCCAATTTTCTCTAATAattcataatatttataaatattatccaaagttttaaaAAGTGTTTTAtgctctaaaaaaagaaaaaaaaatcaatgtttacaTAAACCTGTCTTTTCAGTTTTTCAAGGCTAATTTTCTCGactgtttcataatttttttttaaataaaaaattgtgTTATGGGTCTAAAAAGCATTTTACACTAAATGCATAACAATCAAGAGACTAAAaccaataacaaaaaaataaaaacttacaagCAGACCAATATTGCATTGGCAATCCCATTTCACCGAAGTTTCCGTGTGGTTTCAATATTACAAAACTAAACTTTAAATGAGAATCACTACGAAAAGTCGCTTGCACTCACGCACTCCGATCCAGAAATGGCCTCAGGGAGATCACCCTCAGCTATATATGCAAGAACATGGAAAAACGTCCTTCaaagtctttttttaatttttcattttcccatCCCCGCTTCCAGCCATTCCACTGACACTTCCCACTTCTTTACCTCTTCATAAAGAACTTTATTCATTTCCCCCTTCTCCTAACGTAAGAtttctatttcagtttaatttcaaTTATCTGTAGTGTCATTTGACCTCAGGGAGATCACCCTCAGCTATATATGCAAGAACATGGAAAAACGTCCTtcaaagtcttttttttatctttttccattTTCCCATCCCCGCTTCCAGCCATTCCACTGACACTTCCCATTTCTTTACCTCTTCATAAAGAACTTTATTCATTTCCCTCTTCTCCTAATATGAGATTTCTATCTCAGTTTAATTTCAATTATCTGTATTGTCATTTTTAGTGTCTGGTTTTCTCCCTAAAGGTCAGGTGTGTTCTCTTGCACGACGTGGGAAGTTTTTCTTCATCCTGAGATTTTTTTTATGGGATTTCAGGACCAGTGCTttttatttattacacacacacacacacacacacacacacacatatatatatatatatatatataagctacatacacacacacatacacatatatatatatatatatatatagagagagagagagagagagagagagagagagagagagaatacattctaacatgtaagaaaaaaaaaggggcatgggcaggacgtataatgagaatgacagacaatagatggacattaagaataacagagtgtgtccttagagactgtaaaagaagcagggaaaggaagagaagacaatgaattgacgaactaagaaagtttgcgggcgtaaGCTGGCACAGaattaaacagacgcaagtggaagggcatgtctgaggcctttgttctgcagtggactagtaacggctgatgatgatggtgatatataaaagatagctatttttttaatagataacTAACATAAAATGTAAACTAACAAACATAAATTAGACTTATGCgaagctaaaagaaaaagaaagtttttaacCAAAGTTTCAACTTGTGAAGTTCTATGAATTCAACTATTCGATAGCGATTTaaactttaactctctctctctctctctctctctctctctctctctaacaaatgtgGTATTACattcaattcctctctctctctctctctctctctctctctctaacaaatgtgGTATTACattcaattcctctctctctctctctctctctctctctcacatgtggtattacattctctctctctctctctctctctctctctctctctctaacatttgtggtattacattctctctctctctctctctctctctctctctctcacacacatgtgGTATtacattctctctcgctctctctctctctctctaacaattgtggtattacattctctctctctctctctctctctctctctctctctctctcacttccgcACACCACACACCCTAATATATTTCATCTCTACTCTACTCTTTAGAGCGCATCTCAACTCTAATTCCAGGGTTTCGCGTTTAAAAtggcttttttacctctttttttatcGTCTTTCCTACTTCCTATCTTTCTCCTTTCATTTGTGCTCTCATGCCTCTTTTTTATAGTCTCTTACTTCCTTTCATTTGCCCCCTCATAGATCATTTTGAAGGTAAGGAAACGTAGGAGAATATGGGTCTAGGGGAAGCAGAAGGAAACATAGAAGTAGTTTGAAAGTTAACGaacataggtattattattattattattattattattattattattattattattattattatcaaatgctaagctacaaccctagttggaaaaacaggatgctataagcccaggggccccaacagggaaaatagcacagtaaggaaaggaaaaaaggaaaaataaaatattttaagaatagtaacaacattaaaataaatatttcctatataaactataaaaaactttaacaaaacaaatgctCCGTAGAAATCATATAGTGacgtaaatttaaatttttaattatatttccatttaagatccgatattattattattattattattattattattattattattgttattgttgttgttattacaagccaagctacaaccctagttagaaaagcaggatgctataagcccaaggtctccaacacggaaaaatagcccagtgagaaaaggaaatacagaaataaataaactacaaaagaagtaatgaacaaaataacatatattaagaacagtaacaacattaatttttattattattattattattatcattattattattatcattattattattattattattattattattattattattatcacaagcctggctacaaccctagttggaaaagcaggatgctaaagcccaagggctccagcagggaaaaatagcccagtgaggaaaggaaataagaaataaataaactacaagagaagtaatggacaatttaaataacatatatttagaacaataacaacattaatcattattattattagctaagctacaaccctggttggaaaagcaggatgctataagctcaagggctcctgcagggaaaaatagcccagtgagaaaaagaaataaagaaataaactacaagataagtaatggacaattaaaataatatatattgagaacaataacaatattaatcattattattattagctaagcccaaggactccaacggggaaaaatagcccagtgagaaaaagaaataaagaaactacaagataagtaatgaacaattgaaatgaaatatattaagaacagtagtaacattaaaataatattttcaatctaGACAAATCTAATCCCATAATACTCCAGTATTCCCCGCACTTTAAGTACCGAATGCGCTATAATACGCTGGCTATATTTTTTCGCGCTAAAATACTCTCGCTATATTTTCACTTTCGCGTCATTTCAACGCCCTCAGTAATAGCtgaccttgggggggggggggaactagacGAATCAGCGTGATCCTAATAGCACTTGATAGTCCCTATTTCCagtgtaattattgttttttattcatatttatccaccagaaatagatttctttttaaaaaatggcCTTGAAATGGAGGTGGGAATAATCAGGCTCTATAATTAATTCTGCGCAGTTTCCATTTCAAAGGAATAATTAAACTAGAGTATATtagagtattttattattattattattatcattacctcccccaacaaagttggaaggaggttatgttttcgccactgtttgtttgtttgtgaacagcttcctgaccacaattttagtcgtagagtaatgaaacttgcagggattaactgttatgtaaaaagcttgaaatggttaaattttggaaggtcaaagtcaaaggtcaaggtcacggtcaagcaaaatgtccaattcacttaatcatccataagtttggacatcgttgtcacggagacttcaatcttggttcatatttgattgtatgaaaatccacgccaattaatgcatgttaaggtcaaaggtcaaggtcaaacaaaaggtcgagaaataagctgccgcggcggaggtccgcgctctactgagtgtgcctctagttattatttttacttgctaagctacaaccctagttgggaaggcaggatactataagcccaagggctccaatagggaaaataacccagcgtaaaaaaaaaaataaactacaagaaaagtgatgaacaattgaaatattttcagaacagtaacattaaaatattttttttttcataaacaaacttaaaaaaataataataaaaaacaagaagagaaataagatagaataatgtgcccgactgtaccctcaagcaagagaactctactccacgAAAGGGGAAAACCAtggaacagaagctatggcactacccaagactagagaacaatggtttgaatttggagtgtccttctcctagaagagctgcttaccatagctaaggagtctcttctatccttaccaagaggaaagtatcaatTTGATTAAACTAAGATTTGTCTACGTCAAGCTATATATTGTGCATACAACATAATAAATAACACGTTCATATATAAGCAAGccatataaatttcatataaaaatcagactatatatcagtttagtgagatcggtgttactctatggacatgagtcatggtatgacaatgaaacaatctccaatagatttagtagatatgagaataaagccctcagaaggatattgggagttaaatagcaggacaggattagaaatgaaactataagagagattactcgagtaccatatgtggatgagatcatgatgaggggtagatggagatggtttgggcatgctcttcgcactcctcaagagagattagttcaccaaacgtttaactgggctccacaaggcactagaagaattggaagacccaggcccacatggctcaggactataaagcacgaagtaggagatgatgaatgaagtattgaattaaaagcttcaagacagagacgactgacgaaatctaaccgaggccctttgcgtcaacaggcgtggaAGGAGAACatgactcaggactataaagcgcgaagtaggagatgatgaatgaagtattgaattaaaagcttcaagacagagacgactggcgaaatctaaccgaggccctttgcgtcaataggcgtgggaggagatgaccaTGATATaagtaaaatgttttaatttatataataaCCTTCTATATGCAAGAAAAGAAACAGTCAATACAAAATTCAGCCCTCAAGTAGACGAACGAATCGTATAGAGGGCGTTGGTCACCAACACTCTGAAACTAATCAcataagagagaaaaaaatcgtaaaaaatttaaattctttcacTTCAACAG
This genomic stretch from Palaemon carinicauda isolate YSFRI2023 chromosome 21, ASM3689809v2, whole genome shotgun sequence harbors:
- the LOC137615114 gene encoding protein masquerade-like; this translates as MNKGSVRDIVVEDQIEKHYKDGFGDSMLLVGIAQLTHSSPGKWSWGPIDVSSLPSNFPDSRLPHAPPTIPDEEEGDNDLKPESNSKLRSLCLDGNGVKCPLGISKGVSNRGLDIPSNGPPINVVQHHHFHTHAEKGGAVDARPIRQSGPTQGEQAFPHPILFGGQADFPAQAQNPLSPVGNPFSDIGQQLPQVNPSGQHNLPPGNPLLGQNPFPAQAQNPLSPGGNPFLDIGQQLPHVNPSGQHNLPPGNPLLGQNPFPAQAQNPLSPVGNPFLDIGQQLPQVNPSGQHHLPPGNPLLGQIPASSSGNLQGPFTEHPQPPSGPVASLPMVFPQVFPVEQRPLPQGSQFPLPIDPQLLPSNPHIPDVTQASSVPENQHPLLSPDIPPYREQCQCVHPTLCGPADVVPRLLPTDPLPHLLIDPRSLGTDVLSNATDLEANDKPSGGNESSNANTVSGESRLRRSTLNDTEAKTRNGRNHLLGVYYPGASGCQENHICCRELFLETFQNQFACGVRNAQGLLGRSAHIKLAKGDSEFGEHPWQAAILKDAHGESVYVCGAALITDRHALTAAHCVNSLHSSELKVRLGEWDVSGETEFLEHLDVPVAEIRSHPQYYAGNLNNDIALLTLQDLVDLSSNPHISPVCLPEASEIFSGQHCYSTGWGKDSFGSEGQFQRIMKEVEVPIVSHQQCQEALRGTRLGPGYLLHEGMLCAGGEAKRDACTGDGGGPLVCQGPDGTAHLAGLVSWGIGCGQLGVPGVYVNVPYYMDWILTYLKT